CACAAACCAGCTGCTACGATACAAGTTGTCCAGCAGACGATGTGAACAAAACCTCACATTCCTAACGGATTTGGGTCCTATCTAAAATCCAACACATTGTGGCAATAAGCCCCAAGAACAGAACATGGGGGCACTACCAAGATGCTGTATCATCAGCTTCTGCGAGATatacaaacagatttttcctctCAGAAGCAGCTACAAGTGGTTTCACGTTCATTCAACAGTTTGGCAACGGCTGCTTGTTTTGTTCGGGACCAGAACAACTTTACCTCGCTCCCTGTGAAGCGACAGCGTGGGAGGACAGGTACAGCATCATCTTTATATGTAAAAGGCACTCCAGTGAAGTGTTGCCTAGCTACATCTACCAGCTCTTTGTGAGAAATACCTGGCaatgggaaagagagagatttgcAGTCTTAAACAGCTTAATTTAACAAAATCATCTGATTTTACATTAGAGATGTGTGACAGGGGTTTGATCACCAGCTTGAAAATACCCAGGCTTCCCAGAATCACAAGGATCTAGAACTTAcctccagcagctgccaggaCCATACGAGGTGCCTTGAAGTGAGTATCAACATATGAAGCTAGATCTGCTCGAGTCAGATGCCTAGAAAGAACACAGAGAGACCCAGATCAGCATCTCTGAGTTGGAGGGATGAGAGGCTTAGGAGAAGCAAGTTCACTGCGCAGAGATAGCAGTGATGTTGTTGATCCTCTTATGGGCTAACAATACTTTTTAGAAGCAAGACTGCACTGTCTGTGTTTTCCCTGTGCTCTAATTCCAGaacacagagaacagaaaccAGTGCCCAAGATGGGGAGTTAAGGATAGACTTCAATACAGACTAGAGAGTACTGACCCTGGTCACTGAGCTACCAGTACCCTAACAGGTGTGTGTGCTCAAGGCTACTGCTTTAATGAGCACCCCTAGCTCTTAATTTCTCTAACAGTGTCAAACTGACAAGTATGGGAGAAGGTTCAACCTGGCCCTACCAACCTCACGTCTTGGGTGAGGGGGATTCTAAAGAATGTGTGCAGCATTACGCTTTCACCAGCACCAACGGGGAAAACAGTCAAGACACAACGAGAAGCCCACGGGCACAGATCACCTCTGTGTACAGACTGGTTTCCTCGTGCAGTCACCACCACTGAGAAGCAGCAGTCATGCACCCCGAGGACTGAACCCACGGGCTGTGTACTGCATCCGGCCTGTTGCTCACTTGATGTTCTCTGTGGTCCCCTCAACAGTGCGGGCCAGCGCAGTCCCCTGGAAAGCAGTGGCATGAAGATAATCAAAGGTAACATCCGTCAAGCTGCTGTCGATTTCTTTCAACTCCTGAAGGATGACGCCACGTTCCTTCTCGATCTGAGACTCCTCCAGTGCACAGTTCTGCACAATGTCAGCCAGAAGCTCTACAACTGCAACACATTTCCTACGTTAGCAGTCCCACTGCCTGACTGCTACCCAGtgctgctgaaaggagaaaagacacacaggcagcagcagcaccgcaAGAGGAGTGAGCAACAAACCACGCTGGGCAGGGGATGCAACATTATAGAGATGAGTACTACCCATTCCCACAGCATCAGGGAGGGACAAACAACCCTGTTTTAGCATGAAGCCTCCAAGTCAGCTTGCCAAGCATCACTGCCAGCTCACGACTGCCAGTGGAAAGCAGGCAACAACTGCAGAAGGTAGAGCATGTCAGAAGCAGGGTACTCTTGCAGAAACATGCTGAATCCTTACAGAGAGATTGCAACATCTACAGTAGGGCCCATGGCCCTGACTCAAATCACTGCCTTTGGACAAAACCGACCCAAAGAGGAGTCTGCACATGGTAGTACAGAGCACAAGCAACACCCACAAGAGCTGCACTGAGGGCTCCTGACACAGTAGCTGTCACTGACCCCAGTTTCTCAGCTCCATAAAACCACCACAGACTACTGAATGccccccctccctcctggcAATATAGTGCAGCCTGACATAACAAGAGctttgcaaaactgcttttagGAACAAATGAACTTGCAGCCTTGAAGCACCATGTCATGGCAGTGCTCTCTTCAACTACCAACTAGAACCTCCAATTTACTGCTTAGCTACAACTTCATTCCCCGGTCTGTTGTTAGAAAGGATGCTGGTGGGAGAGAAACACAAGCGCACACCCTTGCTTAACCTCCAAATCAGACTTTGCCCACTGGCTATCCTACCTTTGGGCATGTCCTTGGACAAGGCTTTTATGTAATATGCAGTCTGCTCACGCGAGGTGTACCCGTTCAGGTGAGCACCCATACTCTCCACCTCCTTCTCAAAGGCAGCACAAGGACGCTTCTTTGTGccctaaaagaaaacagataaacacAATTATGAAATGAACAGATTTCCCTTTCAGGCAGAGCTAAAGCAAGAAGAACAATAAAGAcctaaaacaataaaacctgTCACATGATTCATAAAAGCCAGGAGCAAGTGCAGAAAGCAAGAGATTTAAAACTTGGCTTATTTACTCTAGCTAAAGGATGGTTGAGGTGTATTTTGAAAGACCAATAGAAAcccagcagggaaggagaagaccTACGCTAAGAGACAACAGTGGCTGAAGATCACAACCATGGAAGTAAACCAAGAACAAGCCTAAACCAAAAATAAGCAGGTTTCTAGCAGCAATATTCAGAAGAAGCCAGAACAGGAGCAGAAAACTACTTCTAATACAGAGCTCATCTCTTAAGGAGCAAACCAGATGCTGCAGTTGCCTATGATGGCACAGTCTGAACTCGAGTCAGGAAGTCCCAGGCTTAGATGCCTTCTGCCCTAGGGCTGTTCAGCAGACACTTACATTATTAGAAAATTAAGAGCTGTAGCCTCTAAACTTTGCTGGTCCActaagaaaaccaaagaaaaataaatggctacaagaaatgctgctttgagCTCTGCCTGCTAACCTGAAGAAACATGCTTGATAACATAGTCCTACATGTGCGCTGAGTAGCGGCCAGGATAGTCACGGATTGGAACCACAGCGTCAGAGACTCAGTCTCACTTGTTActtacaactttttttcctttaagaggGGAAATACCAATTAGTAAATAAGAGTTGCCTTAATTCATGCATGCTTGCAAGTTGCCGCATATTCAAACAAAGGGCACCATATAGGTTAGGTACCctttgaagtttatttttatactacGTGCAAAGTCTCTGGGAATCAGACGACCCAATTTACACTCTCTTTTAACAGCTACAGCCTCCAAAGCAAGAGCGCAATACATAAGCGGAATATTTAGAACAACTCTCCATGCAGTCCTGTGCCAGACCTAGCATACCTCCTTACCTTAAAGGCCAGATGTTCCAGGAAGTAACCGGCCCCGTTGTTCTTCTCGTCTTCATGGCGGCTCCCCACCCCGATCCACACCCCCACCTAATGGCAAAAGCATCAAGTACacatattagaaaagaaaacaaaacagcatgcTTAAGCCTCATGCCACAAATATAACAGCAGGGACAAGAAGTCTGCTCCACAGACATTGCACTAGTAGCACCAAAATAAGAACAAGCACCAGCAACCTTTTCCTGTATGCATTTTGGCTTTTTATCTAGCGGCTTCACAAAAGCCTTTGCTAGTTTTGTGAGAGATATAACTAATACTAGTCACTGCTTACACAAAAACTGTAAGACTGAGAAAATTTGTAGAGCGTGAAAGCTTGACTACAGACTTATATAAAGCCCAGCTAGGCCTTCTACTGCCACATTAACCCCACCAGTTAACAAAGAGAAGCAGTAAGGTCTCTGTCAGAACCTGTGGTTCAAATAGGGATATGTCACTTTTGGAAGACCAGCTACAGACTAGGCAAGGCTGACTGTTTCAAGTAAGCCCTTAACTTATCTTAAACTTACCGTACATGTTGGCTGATTGGACTCCTCTGAAGCTACACGGAGACCATTGTCTAGAGTGGTGACTTGGGTCTCAGGGATATTATGGAGTGTCTGGGCATAGGTGGCAGCACCTCGGTTCCTTGTCAAAGTCAATAAAGCtgcctaaaaaaataaaggctatCATCACCACTAACCAGCAACTCCCCTCTGCAGGGCAGACCTCCAGAATGCAGACTGCTGGGCACACAGCTGACCAAAGCTAGGCCAGACAAGCTCTTTCACGTTTACATTGGGGAGTTCCTGCTACACACCGTTCGTTAACCGCAGGGCTGGAAACCCTCAGCAGCGCCAGAGGTTTCGAGCAGGTCGAAAACCCCAGGGAAGAGTCCCATGAACCGGTCAAAACCCAGTACCGGGGCGGAGGAGGGGAGCAGACAGCAGGCCCCCGGCGAGCCCCGCAGTGGGTGAAGGCCGCCGCCACCGCtgccccccgcccggcccggccccgctccggaGCCAGGGCGTTTCTATGGCgaccgccgcccgccccggccgccgcgtCCCCGTGACCTTCCCGGCCGGCCGGCAGGCTATGCCCGGCAGCCCCACCGCACCGCGGGGCTTCCCGCTCCCCTTGCCGGCCTCCCCCCGGCCCACCTCgccgctgcccccgccgccggccgcggtGACTCACGGAGGGGCGAGGGCCCCACAGCAGGGCCCGCCCGGCCGCGCACCCCGCCCGGCACACAGAGGAAGCCGCCATCTTGTCCCTGCCGCCGCCGACCGACCGGGCTGCAGCGCGCCTGCGCAGGAAGGCGGGCCTTGTGGGCGGGGAGGCGCATGAGCACGAGGCCGAGCGGCTGTCAGAGAGTGTCAGCGATACGCATGCGCGCGAGGGGGAGGTCCGCGCAGGCGACGAGGGCGCATGCGCAAACTGGTGCGGGCCTGCGGCGTCGCCCCCTGGTGGCGGGAGGGCGCGGGAAGGGGGCGGCTGGGGCCGCGGGGTTCCCCGGGGGATGGGGGTCCCGCGTGGGGGGTCCCCGCCCGTACCGCTCCCTCGGCCGCAGCCCGACGGGCCCGGAGCGGGTCGGGGGGGAAAGTGGCAGAAAAGGGCCAGAGGGAGGGGGGTGGCAGGCCAGCAGGCCCGCAGGgagggcccggcccggccctgggCCCGGCCAAGCAGTGCCCACCAGTGCCAGGGTGCAGCCAGGCGGCCCTGCCTGAGGTCACCTTTATTGAGGAAAGTGCATTAAAACGAAGCCTGAGAAACGCTACACACTTTTATCTGCGACGCCAACCTGCTGCCAGGAGCGGGCTCCCCCATGGCCAGGTCCGGGGACCCCTCCACCACCCCCCAAACCAGGGCCCAGCCCGGTGGGACAGGCCCGTGCGGGGGCTGAGCGGGGGTGCCAAGCGGGCACCTTGGCGTgacagcctgcagcagctccgTCGCAGGGGGAGCTCACGGCCAGCTCTCAGAGTCCcgaggggctggtgggggtACAAGGCCTCCGGGCCCCGGGGTGGGTGAGTTGGTGCCATCAGGGTGGCAAAGCCCTCCTTGCCCACCCGGCTCCTCGGGGAGACGTCTTCCTCTTGCGAGGCTACATTCTGGTACTGAGGTCCACCTAAGGAGGACAGACAGGGAGGGGTTGGCTTGGCTGCCCCCCTCCCTCACAGTGATGGGGACGGCGAGGCTGGGTGCTTACCAAGGCCTGGCGCCGCGCCCCACTGACGTGGACCACGGCATCATGCACCGAGGGGAAGAAGTAGTGCTTGGTGATGGCCGAGCTGAAGAAGTTGCCCCGCTCCAGCTGGGCGAGGACGGGCACTGTGTGGAGGGAAAAACATCCAAAGCTATGGCACCCGGCTGAGCCCACCACCCCCTACCCGGAgcagcctccctccccctgcGCTGCAGGGGACACCGGGGCCATCACCGGCGATCCAGCTGCCttgccaggggctgcagggctcagaCTGAGTCCATGGGACAACCTGCAGCACCTGTCGCCTGGGGAAACCCTGGGATGGGGACACCATGGAGGGAGCCCCAGGCCAGCAACTGTCCCTGAAGGGGTGGGTATGCCCGGCAGGGGCtgatggctctgcagagcctcCTCACCCGGGCAGCTGGCAACGAAGACGTCCACTTCTATCTCATGGAAATCCCTGAAGATCTGCAAACggcagaaaatgttttgcctgGGAATAGGGATGGGCAGCAGCCATCGGGCCACCCCGCAGGGCCCTGGGGAAGCCCTCAGCGAGGCTGCCGGCCCGCCTGCTCCCCCTGGCCCCTTACATTCTTCAGGATCTTGATGGAGACGGTGTCCACGAAGCTGACGGGGCTGAAGTCCAAGATGACGGCGTGGAAgccgggctggggcagccccagggtgcGCAGGGTGGGCTCCGGGGGTGTGCTGCCCTCCGCCCCACTCAGCTCAATCACTGCCACGCCCGGACCGTTGTGCCCATCCTCCATGtcctgggggagggaaggagaccCGGCCTCACTGCATGGGGACTGGCAGCACCCCTGGCTGGGCAGTGTCCCCCCCGGACTCACCCTGCCCTATAGTGCAGTGGGGCTTAGCGAGGCTCTTCGGCTGCATTAGGGCATGGGCAGTGGGTGGCCCCAGGAGTGGGTGCCTCACTCGCACCTTCACCCACTTTTGGGCTCTTTCCGGATGCGCCAGGACCCACCCCTCTCCCGAGTGACCCTCTTCAGCGCCGGGCTCATTAGCTGGCGCCAGGTCAGCCTTTGCTCTCGCTCTTAATTCTGATTAACTGGCCAAATGGCTAATGACTCACTGGCTTCACCACCTAATCATTAACAGCCTGGCTTTCCCTGCTGACCTTGGGTGTGACGCCATGgcccggctctgccccagcGCCTCTTCTCACCCAGTGGCCACAGACTGAACTGGGAGCCCAATGGGCCACCAAGCCCGGCAAATGCACAGGCAGGAGGGCCAGGACCAGGCAGGGAGGCGGTGCAGGGTGGCACTGGAGGGGACCCCTGCGGCAGGGAAgcacctttttcctctttgctgccttctccgctttcttctgctgtttcttcagcttcttgagggccttcttcttcttctcaaTCAG
This region of Gymnogyps californianus isolate 813 chromosome 13, ASM1813914v2, whole genome shotgun sequence genomic DNA includes:
- the LOC127021619 gene encoding cytochrome b-c1 complex subunit 1, mitochondrial, producing the protein MAASSVCRAGCAAGRALLWGPRPSAALLTLTRNRGAATYAQTLHNIPETQVTTLDNGLRVASEESNQPTCTVGVWIGVGSRHEDEKNNGAGYFLEHLAFKGTKKRPCAAFEKEVESMGAHLNGYTSREQTAYYIKALSKDMPKVVELLADIVQNCALEESQIEKERGVILQELKEIDSSLTDVTFDYLHATAFQGTALARTVEGTTENIKHLTRADLASYVDTHFKAPRMVLAAAGGISHKELVDVARQHFTGVPFTYKDDAVPVLPRCRFTGSEIRARDDALPVAHIALAVEGPGWADPDNVVLNVANAIIGRYDRTFGGGKNQSSRLATLAVEHNLCHSFQTFNTSYSDTGLFGFHFVSDPLSIDDMLYCAQGEWMRLCTSTTESEVKRAKNYLRNAMVAQLDGTTPVCENIGSHLLNYGRRIPLEEWDARIAAVDARMVREVCSKYIYDKCPAVAAVGPIEQLLDYNRIRSAMYWIRF